The Deltaproteobacteria bacterium DNA window CAAGTCCGAACTAAACATTATGAAGCTGTTTCAGCAGCGGCGCATCGCTGGGTTGATCCTTACCGGACTGTCAGAAGAAACCTCCAAAAGGATCAAGGAGCTTATGCAGCTTGGTATCCCATGTGTGGTGACCTGGGAAAAACTGAATTCAAGCGGGATATGTTACGCGGGCTTTGACAACTTTAAGGCCGCTTACTCTATGACTAAACACTTGATCAGCCTCTGGCATAAGCGAATCGGGCTCATTATCGGGCCCTACACACGGGTAAGAAGGGTTCAAAACCGCTTGGACGGATACAAGGCGGCCCTGGATGAGCATAATATTCCTTACAATCCCGATCTGATCTTTGAATCTGAGTATACCCTGGTTGATGGCAAAGAAGCCATGCAAAGACTTTTATCATTACCCGATCCTCCCACGGCCGTTTTTGCGGCCAGCGACGTGCTGGCTATGGGAGCTTTGACCGCTATAAAAGAACAAGGGCTGAGGGTGCCTCAAGATATCTCTATCGCGGGATTTGACGACCTTGATTTTGCCGCCTATTTGGACCCTCCCCTCACCACCGTCAGAATTCCCGCCTTTGAAATGGGGCAGTTGGCTGTGAAAACGCTTTTTGAAATGATAAATGGAGATATGAATCAGGTGCGGCAGTACTGTCTGAACACAGATCTGGTTATCAGACAATCCTGCGCCGGGCCTGCCCCGGGCAATGTAACTTAATAATAAAACTTCAACTGTCACCTAACGGGAATTTATAGGAAAAAAGTAAAAATGAACACGTCAGAACAAGGACTCCAAAATACGACTCATCCGGTAAAGGCGCTGGTTACTGGCGCC harbors:
- a CDS encoding LacI family DNA-binding transcriptional regulator → MEKITIKEIAKMAGVSNATVSRAIHSPHLVNQKTRKRIQQVMETNNYVYDAVAGDLSRKKASVIGLIIPTIKNSIFSNTVYGIQEKAEEGGYTTIIGNSNYDAKSELNIMKLFQQRRIAGLILTGLSEETSKRIKELMQLGIPCVVTWEKLNSSGICYAGFDNFKAAYSMTKHLISLWHKRIGLIIGPYTRVRRVQNRLDGYKAALDEHNIPYNPDLIFESEYTLVDGKEAMQRLLSLPDPPTAVFAASDVLAMGALTAIKEQGLRVPQDISIAGFDDLDFAAYLDPPLTTVRIPAFEMGQLAVKTLFEMINGDMNQVRQYCLNTDLVIRQSCAGPAPGNVT